From Plasmodium cynomolgi strain B DNA, scaffold: 0547, whole genome shotgun sequence, one genomic window encodes:
- a CDS encoding CYIR protein (putative;~vir-type antigen), whose amino-acid sequence MLSSPGSTDFAVIHILIHSYELLDIAELFKSSQKKLNSEKFYDAMDMVPADLHNYKEECNKIVIEEPNDQLISICKKYLRFLDKSDSWSGLFPIIDVSLLLNYWIYDNLTHIYGDGNTSKINIGFDFLVKIWEFFTSRNYKTYYAKCMPHLSMVNHEDWKKRKELYHYCVDYHNLSIMALAFDENCKYYKIIEEKKKLYDHFAELCDSKAGDCPDFYNKCRKYNPDTLLSTLTCDSNTVQANASHIENTKETSTYHSLGDAGHSHGPADGHEMERGAANSYAGGSPQRSVIGKKVAYSVLGAAPVLLTATMLYRVCIYFVNIYHHSTNL is encoded by the coding sequence gaATTGTTCAAGAgttctcaaaaaaaattaaattcagaaaaattttatgatgctATGGACATGGTACCTGCGGatttacataattataaGGAagaatgtaataaaatagtCATAGAAGAACCTAATGACCAACTTATAtcaatttgtaaaaaatatctaaGATTTTTAGATAAATCTGATTCTTGGAGTGGTCTATTTCCAATAATTGATGTTAGCttacttttaaattattggatatatgataatttaaCACATATTTATGGTGATGGAAATACtagtaaaattaatattgGTTTTGACTTTCTCGTGAAAATATGGGAATTTTTTACTAGTAGAAACTATAAAACATACTACGCAAAATGCATGCCTCATCTGAGTATGGTTAATCACGAggattggaaaaaaagaaaggaattgTATCATTATTGTGTTGATTACCATAACCTTTCTATTATGGCGCTTGCCTTTGatgaaaattgtaaatattataaaataattgaagaaaaaaagaaactatATGATCACTTTGCTGAACTTTGTGATTCCAAAGCGGGTGATTGTCCAGacttttataataaatgtagaaaatataacCCTGATACACTGTTATCTACATTAACATGTGACAGCAATACGGTACAAGCAAATGCCTCTCATAtagaaaatacaaaagagACTTCTACGTATCATTCTTTAGGAGATGCTGGTCATAGTCATGGTCCTGCAGATGGTCATGAAATGGAAAGAGGTGCAGCCAATTCTTATGCAGGAGGTTCACCTCAAAGATCCgttattggaaaaaaagttgcttATTCAGTTCTTGGTGCAGCTCCAGTTTTGCTAACTGCCACTATGTTATAtagagtatgtatatattttgtaaacatatatCATCATAGTACGAACTTGTAA